One segment of Ricinus communis isolate WT05 ecotype wild-type chromosome 8, ASM1957865v1, whole genome shotgun sequence DNA contains the following:
- the LOC125370994 gene encoding dormancy-associated protein homolog 4 isoform X2, with protein sequence MEFLHKLWDETLAGPAPETGVGKLRKYDSFSASRSSPPVVEEMPIITRSITILKSNSNFKNLSIDPGSAPDSPASSTCTTPRTPFSPGTPSGELRKWTRRKSSADALQDSEPRSPTVYDWIVISALDR encoded by the exons atggaATTTCTCCATAAGCTGTGGGACGAAACGCTCGCAGGGCCAGCGCCTGAGACGGGCGTGGGAAAACTGCGTAAATATGATTCATTCTCTGCATCACGATCGTCACCTCCTGTTGTTGAGGAGATGCCTATTATTACTCGAagtattactattttaaagaGTAATTCTAATTTCAAGAACCTTTCTATTGATCCTGGTTCTGCTCCTGATTCTCCTGCTTCCTCTACCTGTACTACTCCTAGGACACCTTTTTCAC CTGGGACACCGAGCGGGGAATTAAGGAAATGGACAAGGAGAAAATCGTCTGCTGATGCATTACAAGACTCTGAGCCTAGAAGTCCGACTGTTTACGATTG GATTGTGATAAGTGCTTTGGACCGTTGA
- the LOC8260426 gene encoding probable complex I intermediate-associated protein 30 isoform X2 translates to MSRFRAIWQASLNATKKALTWSAEDLMPPSERLIFNFNSKEELKKWHLYSDSEYGGLSSASLEITDDENGKKGTGVFSGNLSLDVSKGSKWNITRSGFCGMRSKKFDGFIDLDAYDTIALKLKGDGRCYISTIYTENWVNSPGQMEDNSWQAFVFVPKDNWYITKAAVLLVSI, encoded by the exons CTCTCACATGGAGTGCTGAAGATTTGATGCCTCCAAGTGAGAGgctcatttttaatttcaattcaaaGGAAGAGCTAAAGAAGTGGCATTTATATTCAGATTCTGAGTATGGAG GTTTATCTTCAGCTTCTTTGGAGATCACAGATGATGAGAATGGCAAAAAGGGTACCG GGGTTTTCTCTGGGAATTTATCATTGGACGTATCTAAGGGTTCAAAGTGGAATATAACTCGGAGTGGTTTCTGCGGAATGCGGTCCAAGAAG TTTGATGGTTTCATTGATTTAGATGCATATGACACAATAGCTCTAAAGCTTAAAGGTGATGGAAGATGCTACATTTCCACg ATTTATACAGAGAATTGGGTAAATTCACCTGGACAGATGGAAGATAATTCATGGCAGGCTTTTGTTTTTGTACCCAAAGATAACTGGTATATTACAAAG GCAGCAGTACTTTTGGTTAGCATCTAA
- the LOC125370994 gene encoding dormancy-associated protein homolog 4 isoform X3, translating into MEFLHKLWDETLAGPAPETGVGKLRKYDSFSASRSSPPVVEEMPIITRSITILKSNSNFKNLSIDPGSAPDSPASSTCTTPRTPFSPGTPSGELRKWTRRKSSADALQDSEPRRL; encoded by the exons atggaATTTCTCCATAAGCTGTGGGACGAAACGCTCGCAGGGCCAGCGCCTGAGACGGGCGTGGGAAAACTGCGTAAATATGATTCATTCTCTGCATCACGATCGTCACCTCCTGTTGTTGAGGAGATGCCTATTATTACTCGAagtattactattttaaagaGTAATTCTAATTTCAAGAACCTTTCTATTGATCCTGGTTCTGCTCCTGATTCTCCTGCTTCCTCTACCTGTACTACTCCTAGGACACCTTTTTCAC CTGGGACACCGAGCGGGGAATTAAGGAAATGGACAAGGAGAAAATCGTCTGCTGATGCATTACAAGACTCTGAGCCTAGAA GATTGTGA
- the LOC8260429 gene encoding trihelix transcription factor ASIL2 isoform X1, which produces MDDDDDMEIQSQSQTSPSPSNGRITVTVAAAAVAEPQQQQQQKNNLAVIPFQIQQQPPKSNGGGREDCWSEGATGVLIDAWGERYLELSRGNLKQKHWKEVADIVSSREDYTKSAKTDIQCKNRIDTVKKKYKLEKAKIAAGAGPSKWPFFQRLDQLIGPVAKSTNASNIPVGIPVNSNVYRKVQLKSNNVKGGQFRKRGHQVETEEEEDSEEEEFEDSDDSLPPPEKKAKRVVVVKEKKGWGNSIRMLTQAMLKFGEVYEQAESAKLQQVVEMEKARMKFAKDLELQRMQFFIKTQMEISQLKPCTRGANGSNQHHHSGVANSLLNPLTLLSDSLTFGNALKFEDLFNSGLLQLSPLVLP; this is translated from the exons ATGgacgatgatgatgatatggaGATCCAGTCACAGTCGCAGACGTCGCCGTCTCCGTCAAACGGAAGAATCACCGTGACAGTAGCGGCCGCAGCCGTGGCGGAGCCGCAGCAGCAACAGCAGCAGAAGAACAATCTGGCGGTGATTCCGTTTCAGATCCAGCAACAACCACCGAAGAGCAACGGCGGAGGAAGGGAGGATTGTTGGAGCGAAGGAGCGACAGGGGTGTTGATAGATGCGTGGGGAGAGAGATATTTAGAGCTGAGTAGAGGCAATTTGAAGCAGAAACATTGGAAAGAAGTTGCGGATATTGTGAGCAGTAGAGAAGATTATACCAAATCAGCGAAAACTGATATTCAGTGCAAGAATCGGATTGATACCGTTAAGAAAAAGTATAAGCTTGAGAAAGCTAAGATTGCTGCTGGTGCTGGCCCTAGTAAATGGCCCTTTTTCCAACGCTTGGATCAATTAATTGGCCCGGTTGCTAAAAGTACTAATGCCAGTAATATACCTGTAGGTATTCCAGTTAACTCCAATGTATATCGGAAGGTACAATTGAAGAGCAATAATGTGAAAGGAGGACAGTTTCGAAAGCGTGGTCATCAGGTGGAGacggaggaggaggaggattCTGAAGAAGAGGAATTTGAAGATTCTGATGATAGCCTTCCACCACCGGAGAAAAAGGCAAAAAGGGTTGTTGTtgtgaaggaaaagaaagggtGGGGAAATTCGATTCGGATGTTGACACAAGCTATGCTCAAGTTTGGGGAAGTGTATGAGCAGGCTGAGAGTGCCAAGTTGCAGCAAGTGGTGGAGATGGAGAAGGCTAGAATGAAGTTTGCTAAAGACTTGGAATTGCAGAGGATGCAATTCTTTATCAAAACCCAGATGGAGATTTCACAGTTGAAGCCATGTACAAGAGGAGCAAATGGTAGTAATCAGCATCATCACAGTG GTGTTGCCAATTCTTTGCTCAATCCATTGACTCTGTTATCTGATTCCTTGACATTTGGGAATGCCCTGAAATTTGAGGATTTGTTTAATTCTGGTCTGCTGCAGCTAAGCCCATTGGTCCTTCCATAA
- the LOC8260427 gene encoding LOW QUALITY PROTEIN: dnaJ homolog subfamily B member 6-like (The sequence of the model RefSeq protein was modified relative to this genomic sequence to represent the inferred CDS: deleted 1 base in 1 codon): protein MANGEDKSKSKDFYQVLGLNKECTASELRNAYKKLALRWHPDRCSASGNSKLEEAKQNFQAIQQAYSVLSDANKRFLYDVGAYDSDDDENGMGDFLNEMAVMMNQTKPNGNGEEESFEELQELFEEMFQDDIESFGASCQFTAATTTSSTSSYASYSGSSSSRGNGNFSEVNSGEAKVNDSSGFGSHFQKCLGVEHQQNFKKGKGARGETQGGVPGSNRRRQGRKQNIRSSGLDVSSLDRGISAS from the exons ATGGCAAATGGCGAAGacaaaagcaaaagcaagGATTTTTATCAAGTATTGGGATTGAATAAAGAATGCACTGCATCAGAGCTCAGAAATGCTTATAAGAAACTTGCGCTG AGATGGCACCCAGATCGGTGTTCAGCTTCGGGGAATTCAAAGTTAGAAGAAGCTAAACAGAACTTTCAGGCAATACAACAGGCCTATTCTG TTCTTTCTGACGCCAACAAGAGGTTTCTGTACGATGTAGGTGCTTATGACAGTGATGACGACGAAAAT GGTATGGGTGATTTTCTAAATGAAATGGCGGTCATGATGAACCAAACAAAGCCTAAT GGAAACGGGGAGGAGGAGAGCTTTGAGGAACTGCAAGAATTATTTGAAGAAATGTTTCAAGATGACATCGAGTCATTTGGAGCTAGCTGCCAATTCACTGCTGCTACTACTACTTCGAGCACTTCTTCTTATGCATCTTACAGTGGAAGTTCCAGCTCGAGAGGCAATGGAAATTTCTCAGAGGTGAACTCTGGGGAGGCTAAGGTTAATGATTCTTCTGGCTTCGGTTCTCATTTCCAGAAATGTTTAGGG GTGGAACACCAGCAGAACTTCAAGAAGGGCAAGGGAGCAAGAGGAGAAACTCAAGGAGGCGTCCCCGGCAGTAATAGGCGGAGACAAGGCAGGAAACAGAATATT CGTTCATCTGGTCTTGATGTCTCCTCCCTAGACCGTGGTATTTCTGCTTCGTGA
- the LOC8260429 gene encoding trihelix transcription factor ASIL2 isoform X2, which produces MDDDDDMEIQSQSQTSPSPSNGRITVTVAAAAVAEPQQQQQQKNNLAVIPFQIQQQPPKSNGGGREDCWSEGATGVLIDAWGERYLELSRGNLKQKHWKEVADIVSSREDYTKSAKTDIQCKNRIDTVKKKYKLEKAKIAAGAGPSKWPFFQRLDQLIGPVAKSTNASNIPVGIPVNSNVYRKVQLKSNNVKGGQFRKRGHQVETEEEEDSEEEEFEDSDDSLPPPEKKAKRVVVVKEKKGWGNSIRMLTQAMLKFGEVYEQAESAKLQQVVEMEKARMKFAKDLELQRMQFFIKTQMEISQLKPCTRGANGVANSLLNPLTLLSDSLTFGNALKFEDLFNSGLLQLSPLVLP; this is translated from the exons ATGgacgatgatgatgatatggaGATCCAGTCACAGTCGCAGACGTCGCCGTCTCCGTCAAACGGAAGAATCACCGTGACAGTAGCGGCCGCAGCCGTGGCGGAGCCGCAGCAGCAACAGCAGCAGAAGAACAATCTGGCGGTGATTCCGTTTCAGATCCAGCAACAACCACCGAAGAGCAACGGCGGAGGAAGGGAGGATTGTTGGAGCGAAGGAGCGACAGGGGTGTTGATAGATGCGTGGGGAGAGAGATATTTAGAGCTGAGTAGAGGCAATTTGAAGCAGAAACATTGGAAAGAAGTTGCGGATATTGTGAGCAGTAGAGAAGATTATACCAAATCAGCGAAAACTGATATTCAGTGCAAGAATCGGATTGATACCGTTAAGAAAAAGTATAAGCTTGAGAAAGCTAAGATTGCTGCTGGTGCTGGCCCTAGTAAATGGCCCTTTTTCCAACGCTTGGATCAATTAATTGGCCCGGTTGCTAAAAGTACTAATGCCAGTAATATACCTGTAGGTATTCCAGTTAACTCCAATGTATATCGGAAGGTACAATTGAAGAGCAATAATGTGAAAGGAGGACAGTTTCGAAAGCGTGGTCATCAGGTGGAGacggaggaggaggaggattCTGAAGAAGAGGAATTTGAAGATTCTGATGATAGCCTTCCACCACCGGAGAAAAAGGCAAAAAGGGTTGTTGTtgtgaaggaaaagaaagggtGGGGAAATTCGATTCGGATGTTGACACAAGCTATGCTCAAGTTTGGGGAAGTGTATGAGCAGGCTGAGAGTGCCAAGTTGCAGCAAGTGGTGGAGATGGAGAAGGCTAGAATGAAGTTTGCTAAAGACTTGGAATTGCAGAGGATGCAATTCTTTATCAAAACCCAGATGGAGATTTCACAGTTGAAGCCATGTACAAGAGGAGCAAATG GTGTTGCCAATTCTTTGCTCAATCCATTGACTCTGTTATCTGATTCCTTGACATTTGGGAATGCCCTGAAATTTGAGGATTTGTTTAATTCTGGTCTGCTGCAGCTAAGCCCATTGGTCCTTCCATAA
- the LOC125370994 gene encoding dormancy-associated protein homolog 4 isoform X1: MEFLHKLWDETLAGPAPETGVGKLRKYDSFSASRSSPPVVEEMPIITRSITILKSNSNFKNLSIDPGSAPDSPASSTCTTPRTPFSPGTPSGELRKWTRRKSSADALQDSEPRSPTVYDWFSLFLFSYYNDIYAPCLSTTSHSLYISHTLILRP, from the exons atggaATTTCTCCATAAGCTGTGGGACGAAACGCTCGCAGGGCCAGCGCCTGAGACGGGCGTGGGAAAACTGCGTAAATATGATTCATTCTCTGCATCACGATCGTCACCTCCTGTTGTTGAGGAGATGCCTATTATTACTCGAagtattactattttaaagaGTAATTCTAATTTCAAGAACCTTTCTATTGATCCTGGTTCTGCTCCTGATTCTCCTGCTTCCTCTACCTGTACTACTCCTAGGACACCTTTTTCAC CTGGGACACCGAGCGGGGAATTAAGGAAATGGACAAGGAGAAAATCGTCTGCTGATGCATTACAAGACTCTGAGCCTAGAAGTCCGACTGTTTACGATTGgttctctctctttttgttttcttactATAATGACATTTATGCCCCTTGCCTCTCTACAACTAGCCACTCCCTCTATATATCTCACACTCTTATTTTAAGGCCTTGA
- the LOC8260426 gene encoding probable complex I intermediate-associated protein 30 isoform X1, whose product MSRFRAIWQASLNATKKALTWSAEDLMPPSERLIFNFNSKEELKKWHLYSDSEYGGLSSASLEITDDENGKKGTGVFSGNLSLDVSKGSKWNITRSGFCGMRSKKFDGFIDLDAYDTIALKLKGDGRCYISTIYTENWVNSPGQMEDNSWQAFVFVPKDNWYITKIPLARYLPTWRGNVIDAEMEMNQSRILGMSLSVNSEGGVPGAKSGPGDFKVEIDWIKALRTK is encoded by the exons CTCTCACATGGAGTGCTGAAGATTTGATGCCTCCAAGTGAGAGgctcatttttaatttcaattcaaaGGAAGAGCTAAAGAAGTGGCATTTATATTCAGATTCTGAGTATGGAG GTTTATCTTCAGCTTCTTTGGAGATCACAGATGATGAGAATGGCAAAAAGGGTACCG GGGTTTTCTCTGGGAATTTATCATTGGACGTATCTAAGGGTTCAAAGTGGAATATAACTCGGAGTGGTTTCTGCGGAATGCGGTCCAAGAAG TTTGATGGTTTCATTGATTTAGATGCATATGACACAATAGCTCTAAAGCTTAAAGGTGATGGAAGATGCTACATTTCCACg ATTTATACAGAGAATTGGGTAAATTCACCTGGACAGATGGAAGATAATTCATGGCAGGCTTTTGTTTTTGTACCCAAAGATAACTGGTATATTACAAAG attcctcttgctcgatatTTGCCAACATGGAGAGGAAATGTGATAGACGCAGAGATGGAAATGAATCAATCCCGTATTCTCGGCATGTCCTTGTCTGTTAATTCAGAAGGTGGCGTTCCAGGTGCAAAATCCGGACCAGGTGATTTCAAAGTTGAAATTGATTGGATCAAAGCCTTGAGAACAAAATGA